The Algoriphagus sanaruensis genome window below encodes:
- a CDS encoding ThuA domain-containing protein produces the protein MNKRIFYGIVFLFFSHFVIGQSLPEVDLNQGWIEKITALAPEKASYPAKKKKVLVFSLHTGFNHWVRPHTEELIKILGEKSGAFDVSGSKDLAMMELKNLQKYDVLVLNNTNSKPDHRNLFWDQLKEDGIGDSALVMQKAIELEASLRKFVEKGGGLLVLHGGNTILNNSMDFSRLLGGSFDYHPPQQAFQVRLEDSNHPLVKAFPKEGFNHVDEPYFYKNAYEEMNFKPLLYFNNAEIKNQRKGQELTEGKTYVAWIRAEGKGKVMYASPSHNAQSFENPQLLQFFLDGLQYVAGDVDCDETPIR, from the coding sequence ATGAACAAGCGTATTTTCTACGGAATCGTTTTCCTTTTTTTTAGTCATTTCGTGATAGGCCAAAGCCTACCTGAAGTGGACTTGAATCAAGGATGGATCGAAAAAATAACTGCATTAGCTCCCGAAAAAGCCTCCTATCCAGCCAAAAAGAAAAAGGTCTTGGTATTTTCCCTTCACACAGGATTTAATCATTGGGTTCGCCCGCATACTGAAGAATTAATCAAAATTCTTGGTGAAAAAAGTGGCGCTTTTGATGTCAGTGGAAGTAAAGATCTTGCCATGATGGAATTGAAAAACCTCCAAAAATACGATGTGCTTGTGCTCAATAACACTAACTCAAAACCTGACCACCGAAATTTATTTTGGGATCAACTGAAAGAAGATGGGATCGGTGATTCTGCTCTAGTCATGCAAAAGGCCATTGAATTGGAGGCTAGCCTCAGGAAGTTTGTGGAAAAAGGAGGCGGATTATTAGTGCTTCATGGGGGAAATACCATCTTGAATAATTCCATGGACTTTAGCCGATTATTAGGAGGAAGCTTTGATTACCATCCACCTCAACAGGCATTCCAGGTAAGATTAGAAGATTCGAATCATCCTTTGGTAAAGGCATTTCCCAAGGAAGGATTTAATCATGTCGATGAACCTTACTTCTATAAGAATGCCTACGAAGAAATGAACTTCAAACCTCTTCTATATTTCAATAATGCTGAAATCAAAAACCAGCGAAAAGGCCAAGAGCTAACCGAAGGAAAAACCTATGTCGCTTGGATTCGGGCAGAAGGAAAAGGAAAGGTCATGTATGCGTCTCCTTCTCATAATGCTCAAAGCTTCGAAAATCCTCAGCTATTACAATTTTTCCTTGACGGGCTTCAATATGTTGCCGGAGATGTGGATTGTGACGAAACTCCAATCCGATAA
- a CDS encoding PmoA family protein: protein MCFKRILALNLFIFLFSTVSISQQVSLKDTSTGIDFYIDNQRVLTYQKAKLPVPDGVKEAFSKSGFIHPITSPSGQILSRVQPKDHYHHYGIWGPWTRATINGREVDFWNLGDEKGRVDFSHVISKKVAGGAAELNVRQNHLDLKAPEAEKLAIEEDLRIKVKTADKGRYLVDYTTTIFTKVKNGILLDDYRYGGGIGFRATELWGDSNSTILTSAGHDRKTADGTEAKWILVKGKTGASEGQSGILFLSHNNNKAHPEPLRVWPVGQYNGEGNVFVEFCPIRHESWEIQPGNRYTLKYRMIVFDGEMSAEEAEAYWRAFVK, encoded by the coding sequence ATGTGTTTCAAAAGAATTTTAGCCTTAAACCTATTCATTTTCCTATTTTCTACGGTATCGATTTCGCAACAGGTGTCCTTAAAAGATACTTCCACTGGTATTGATTTTTACATTGATAACCAGCGAGTTTTAACCTATCAAAAAGCGAAGCTACCTGTTCCGGATGGGGTTAAAGAAGCCTTTTCAAAATCAGGCTTTATCCATCCTATCACGTCTCCAAGTGGTCAGATACTGAGTAGAGTACAGCCAAAGGATCACTATCATCACTATGGGATTTGGGGGCCATGGACTCGAGCTACAATCAATGGTCGAGAAGTGGATTTTTGGAATTTGGGAGATGAAAAGGGAAGAGTGGATTTTTCACATGTCATTTCTAAAAAAGTAGCTGGGGGCGCCGCTGAACTGAATGTTCGACAAAACCATCTTGATTTAAAAGCACCTGAAGCCGAAAAACTTGCTATTGAAGAAGATCTTAGAATCAAAGTAAAAACTGCAGATAAGGGGCGCTATTTGGTCGATTATACAACTACAATTTTTACTAAGGTAAAAAATGGAATCCTTTTAGACGATTATCGGTATGGAGGCGGTATTGGTTTTAGAGCGACCGAACTCTGGGGAGATTCAAACAGTACCATTTTGACTTCAGCGGGACATGATCGAAAGACTGCTGATGGAACTGAAGCCAAATGGATTTTAGTAAAAGGGAAGACCGGTGCATCTGAAGGTCAAAGTGGGATATTATTTCTCAGTCATAATAATAACAAAGCACATCCAGAACCACTCCGTGTTTGGCCAGTGGGACAGTACAATGGTGAAGGAAATGTGTTTGTGGAATTTTGTCCTATTCGACATGAATCTTGGGAAATTCAGCCTGGAAACCGATATACCTTGAAATATCGAATGATTGTGTTTGATGGGGAAATGAGCGCAGAGGAAGCTGAAGCCTATTGGAGAGCATTTGTTAAATAA
- a CDS encoding Gfo/Idh/MocA family protein produces the protein MERRDFMKKTAIATAAFGIPTIVPASVFGKNAPSNKINIGQIGCGRIAREHDLPGTWRHDVARIVAVSDVDSKRMADGKKLIEDYYTKKMGSPYLDVKQYGDYREMLLNKDIDAVIISTPDHWHSQPAMEAALAGKHIYVQKPTSLTIKEGRQLVNVVNKTGVILQLGTQQRSSEQFRIAAELVRNGRIGKLHTVRIGLPGDPAGPDAPAMPIPSNLNFDMWLGSTPEIPYSEIGVHPQHDYSRPGWLRHENYGAGMITGWGQHHFDSAAWGMDTELTGPRYIEAVAEFPRAGFWNVHGDFMVKAEYDNGVVMLTSGGYPNGIRYEGTEGWIWVSRGNYTASASDPVAQGNNAKALDASDPKILQSVIGENEIRLTRSAEHHGNWLDAIQGKTELLSPVEIGHRACSVCLISHIAMKMGRKLAWDPIKEEFINDPEANSHLSRPQRAPWGTDYVKV, from the coding sequence ATGGAAAGAAGAGATTTTATGAAGAAGACGGCCATAGCTACTGCGGCATTTGGAATACCAACCATTGTTCCGGCCTCTGTTTTTGGTAAAAACGCACCGAGTAACAAAATAAATATTGGTCAGATTGGATGTGGCCGGATTGCACGGGAACATGATCTTCCCGGAACCTGGCGTCATGACGTAGCACGGATTGTGGCTGTTTCTGATGTCGACAGCAAACGGATGGCAGACGGAAAAAAATTGATTGAGGATTACTACACCAAAAAGATGGGAAGTCCTTATCTCGATGTCAAACAGTATGGCGATTATCGAGAAATGCTATTGAATAAGGATATCGATGCCGTAATCATATCTACCCCTGACCATTGGCATTCCCAGCCTGCGATGGAGGCTGCGTTGGCAGGAAAGCACATCTATGTGCAAAAGCCAACCTCTCTGACTATTAAGGAAGGTCGTCAACTCGTTAATGTGGTCAATAAAACAGGTGTAATCCTTCAACTTGGCACTCAGCAGCGATCCAGCGAGCAATTTCGAATTGCAGCAGAACTAGTTAGAAATGGCCGAATTGGAAAATTGCATACGGTTCGGATAGGTTTGCCTGGAGATCCTGCTGGTCCGGATGCCCCTGCAATGCCAATTCCATCCAATTTGAATTTTGACATGTGGTTAGGCTCCACTCCAGAAATTCCTTATTCGGAAATTGGAGTTCATCCACAACATGATTACAGCCGACCAGGATGGTTAAGGCATGAAAACTATGGTGCCGGAATGATTACGGGTTGGGGGCAACACCACTTTGATTCTGCTGCCTGGGGCATGGATACCGAATTGACAGGTCCTAGATACATTGAGGCTGTGGCCGAATTTCCAAGAGCTGGTTTTTGGAATGTTCATGGGGACTTTATGGTCAAAGCAGAATATGACAATGGCGTGGTCATGTTGACTTCAGGTGGATATCCTAACGGAATTCGCTATGAAGGTACGGAGGGATGGATTTGGGTTTCCCGAGGAAATTATACAGCCTCAGCTTCTGATCCAGTTGCTCAAGGTAACAATGCCAAGGCTTTGGATGCCTCAGATCCCAAAATTCTTCAGTCAGTTATTGGTGAGAATGAAATTCGCCTTACTCGGAGTGCAGAGCACCATGGCAATTGGCTGGATGCGATTCAAGGAAAGACTGAATTGTTATCGCCAGTTGAGATCGGACATAGAGCATGCTCTGTTTGTTTGATCAGTCATATTGCAATGAAGATGGGACGAAAGCTTGCTTGGGATCCAATTAAAGAGGAATTCATTAATGATCCTGAGGCAAATAGCCATTTGAGTAGACCTCAGCGAGCTCCTTGGGGTACGGATTATGTAAAAGTATAA
- a CDS encoding putative oxidoreductase C-terminal domain-containing protein: MISKNYISGAVLALFIASCTPKEMNTTTSESDSKVRIMTLDPGHFHAGLIHKTMYPNVDSTVYIFAPEGAELKDHLNRLASYNNREENPTAWNLEVYTGSDYLEKMITQKPGNVMMVAGKNNIKIDYITAAIENGIHVYADKPLVINQAGFQKLVAAFQMAQEKNLLLYDIMTERFEITTLLQRELSMIPEVFGELENGTPENPSITKESVHHFFKYVSGAPLVRPDWFFDTAVEGSGIVDVTTHLVDLIQWEAFPDQIMDTSDVQMLQAKLMPTKLTFDQFAQVTGKTPSFSPTETLDVLANGEMTYALKGKHAKVSVIWNYQAPEGAGDTHYSMMRGSKASLIIRQGKEENYRPALYVKLIDSDQSALNKAVSETLQAKYPGIGTRQLTNGEIEITIPDSYHNGHEAHFAQVTERFLEYFEKRNMPAWEVPNMITKYYTTTKAFDLASK, encoded by the coding sequence ATGATTTCAAAAAATTACATTTCAGGAGCCGTATTGGCTCTTTTTATTGCCAGTTGCACGCCTAAAGAAATGAATACGACTACCTCTGAATCGGATTCAAAAGTTCGAATTATGACCTTGGATCCCGGACATTTTCACGCGGGATTGATACATAAGACCATGTATCCAAATGTAGATTCGACGGTATACATTTTTGCACCTGAAGGGGCGGAATTGAAAGATCATTTGAATCGTTTGGCTTCCTACAATAATCGAGAAGAAAATCCGACTGCTTGGAATCTGGAAGTTTACACAGGTAGTGATTATTTGGAAAAAATGATCACTCAAAAGCCTGGAAATGTGATGATGGTGGCGGGTAAAAACAACATCAAAATCGATTACATCACAGCAGCGATTGAAAATGGCATTCATGTATATGCCGATAAACCATTAGTCATAAATCAAGCAGGATTTCAAAAACTGGTTGCAGCTTTTCAAATGGCTCAAGAGAAAAATTTGCTTCTGTACGATATCATGACGGAGCGATTTGAGATTACCACCCTTTTGCAACGAGAGTTATCTATGATTCCAGAAGTATTTGGCGAATTAGAAAATGGAACTCCTGAAAACCCTTCAATCACGAAAGAATCAGTCCATCATTTCTTTAAATATGTTTCTGGAGCACCATTGGTTCGTCCTGATTGGTTTTTTGATACCGCTGTAGAAGGTTCTGGAATCGTAGATGTGACTACACATTTGGTCGATTTAATTCAATGGGAAGCTTTTCCAGACCAAATTATGGATACTTCTGATGTTCAAATGTTGCAGGCGAAATTAATGCCGACCAAATTGACCTTTGATCAATTTGCACAAGTCACTGGAAAAACTCCAAGCTTTTCTCCAACAGAAACCTTGGACGTTCTTGCTAATGGAGAAATGACCTATGCCCTAAAAGGCAAACATGCTAAAGTTTCGGTGATTTGGAATTATCAGGCACCAGAAGGAGCAGGTGACACCCACTATAGCATGATGCGGGGAAGTAAGGCTAGTTTGATAATTCGTCAAGGAAAAGAGGAGAATTATCGACCTGCACTTTATGTAAAACTTATCGATTCCGATCAATCGGCGCTCAATAAAGCTGTCTCTGAAACACTTCAAGCCAAATATCCGGGTATCGGTACAAGACAACTTACCAATGGTGAAATTGAAATCACTATTCCTGATAGCTATCATAATGGACATGAGGCGCATTTTGCCCAAGTGACAGAAAGATTCTTGGAATATTTCGAAAAGAGAAATATGCCAGCTTGGGAAGTACCAAATATGATTACTAAATATTATACAACTACGAAAGCCTTTGATTTGGCTTCAAAATAA
- a CDS encoding NAD-dependent epimerase/dehydratase family protein: protein MDKSLNAPKKLTVVIAGAGGYIGSWFIEKYRDSYHLIGLSRKKVKSNPYPEVEWRQVELYSITSTVEALKGVDVAIYLVHSMNASTRLNQGSFEDTDLLLADNFSRAAELNGVKQIVYLGGLLPDEQEDSLSRHLKSRLEVEQTLGSRSAKLTAIRASIIVGPGGSSFDMIKNLVDRLPILMCPKWTESVTQPISLQDTLEILDFCIGNPSYYHKTIEIGSPEILSYKEMLKRTAEVLGKRRIIFSVPVFSLGFSKFWVGLFGDSPPQLVSPLVESLKHTLTVHSKYKFSGKELTYLTFDQAVHFALESKERPNLPTFHYSVGAKNTVRSIQRFSNSNRNSALWVANRYAIWLPSFFRFLINGKVTERGDLGFHLLWGKKPMLQLTQIPDRSDEQRQLFYITGGWLVKRFDYGWLEFREVLDSRYIISAIHEFVPRLPWFVYVHTQAKLHLWVMNRFKKYLSKKS from the coding sequence ATGGATAAATCCCTCAATGCTCCCAAAAAACTTACTGTAGTGATCGCTGGAGCGGGAGGATATATCGGTTCTTGGTTTATTGAAAAATACCGGGATTCATATCACCTAATCGGGTTGAGCAGAAAGAAAGTCAAATCTAATCCCTATCCTGAAGTCGAGTGGCGGCAAGTTGAATTGTATTCAATTACTTCGACTGTAGAAGCGTTAAAGGGAGTGGATGTTGCCATCTATTTGGTTCATTCCATGAATGCTTCTACGCGATTAAATCAAGGTTCATTCGAGGATACTGATTTACTTTTAGCAGATAATTTTAGCCGAGCTGCTGAATTGAACGGGGTAAAGCAAATTGTTTATTTAGGCGGTCTTTTGCCTGATGAACAAGAAGATTCCTTGTCCAGACATCTCAAAAGCCGTCTGGAAGTGGAGCAGACTTTAGGCTCCCGATCAGCAAAGCTAACTGCCATTCGAGCCTCGATTATTGTTGGGCCTGGAGGTTCTAGTTTTGATATGATCAAAAATTTGGTGGATCGCCTTCCAATTTTGATGTGTCCGAAATGGACGGAGTCAGTGACTCAACCTATTTCACTTCAGGACACTTTGGAAATTTTGGATTTCTGCATCGGAAATCCTTCCTACTATCATAAAACGATTGAAATCGGAAGCCCTGAAATCCTGAGCTATAAGGAGATGTTGAAGCGAACAGCCGAAGTGTTGGGTAAAAGAAGGATTATATTTTCTGTTCCTGTATTCTCATTGGGGTTTTCAAAATTTTGGGTAGGCTTATTTGGTGATAGTCCTCCTCAGCTGGTTTCACCTTTGGTTGAAAGCTTAAAACATACCTTGACTGTCCATTCAAAATACAAATTCTCAGGCAAGGAACTAACCTATTTGACCTTTGATCAAGCGGTTCATTTTGCCTTAGAATCCAAAGAAAGGCCGAATTTACCCACTTTCCATTATTCGGTTGGTGCCAAAAATACCGTGAGATCGATTCAACGATTTTCAAATTCCAATCGCAACTCGGCACTTTGGGTAGCAAATCGATATGCCATTTGGCTTCCAAGCTTTTTCCGATTTTTGATTAATGGAAAAGTGACAGAACGTGGAGACTTGGGATTTCATCTGCTCTGGGGTAAAAAGCCGATGCTACAACTTACCCAGATCCCTGACCGAAGTGACGAGCAGCGGCAACTGTTTTATATCACAGGCGGCTGGTTGGTGAAGCGATTTGATTATGGATGGTTAGAATTTAGAGAGGTCTTAGACAGCCGATACATTATTTCAGCCATTCATGAATTTGTGCCTCGATTGCCTTGGTTTGTCTATGTGCATACCCAAGCAAAATTGCACCTTTGGGTGATGAACCGATTTAAAAAGTACTTAAGTAAAAAGAGTTAA
- a CDS encoding aldo/keto reductase codes for MKILQFKNGDHLPILGLGTWKSKPGEVRQAVYWAIEAGYRHIDCAAIYQNEREVGQGIADAIGDGLVKRQDLFITSKLWNDSHRHDDVKPALEKTLTDLRLDYLDLYLIHWPIAFKRGVSFATLREEFYTYQDVPLAQTWEGMQDQKMSALTRHIGVSNFNQKKLKEILDLGGEKPEMNQIELHPFLPQQSLVDFCKANDLLVTAYSPLGSPDSRADRHKNDPKLLENPVVQEIASKHGASIGQVLIAWSIARDIAVIPKSINQGRIIDNLKSADLVLDEKDMKSLSEIGINHRFVDGSFFTGPQSPYKLADLWD; via the coding sequence ATGAAAATACTTCAATTCAAAAACGGAGACCATTTGCCAATATTGGGTTTAGGGACTTGGAAAAGTAAACCCGGAGAAGTAAGACAGGCAGTATATTGGGCTATTGAGGCCGGTTATAGACATATTGATTGTGCAGCTATTTACCAAAACGAGCGAGAAGTGGGGCAAGGAATTGCCGATGCGATAGGGGATGGATTGGTAAAACGACAAGATTTATTCATTACTTCCAAGCTTTGGAATGATTCTCATCGACACGATGACGTCAAACCCGCTTTGGAAAAAACACTTACTGACCTCAGATTGGATTATCTTGATTTGTATTTGATCCATTGGCCAATCGCATTTAAACGTGGGGTTTCTTTTGCTACACTCAGAGAGGAGTTTTATACCTACCAAGATGTTCCTTTGGCTCAGACTTGGGAAGGCATGCAGGATCAAAAGATGTCTGCTTTGACCCGCCATATCGGAGTATCCAATTTTAACCAAAAGAAGTTGAAGGAAATCCTAGACCTTGGTGGGGAAAAGCCAGAAATGAATCAGATTGAGCTTCATCCATTTCTTCCTCAGCAGTCTTTGGTAGATTTTTGCAAAGCAAATGACCTCTTAGTTACTGCTTATTCTCCATTAGGCTCACCAGATTCTAGAGCTGATAGACATAAGAATGATCCTAAGCTTCTGGAAAATCCAGTCGTCCAAGAAATCGCCTCTAAGCATGGGGCGTCGATTGGACAAGTGTTAATCGCCTGGTCTATTGCTAGAGATATAGCAGTTATTCCTAAATCAATTAATCAAGGAAGGATTATTGATAATTTGAAATCAGCAGACCTCGTACTAGATGAGAAGGATATGAAGTCACTTTCAGAGATTGGAATCAACCATCGTTTTGTGGATGGCTCGTTCTTCACTGGTCCCCAAAGTCCATACAAATTGGCCGATCTTTGGGATTAA
- a CDS encoding S8 family serine peptidase: MVRIKILFLIGFLGFAAVAFGQDRYAVYFKYKPQESFTLTNAGEFLTPKAIARRTREGINADSLDLPVSAKYIDQVQDKADYLLYSSKWMNALVLVTDESRKIEIEKLPFVDRVELVAKGFLVNPNARITYKLRVSTTLETCKEPKFNERLMAAESNSYDFQNQLIGIDKMHEEGFTGKGITIAVFDAGFPGVKNAAAFSHLFDGNKIIGQKDLVRPWNQEVFMDNQHGTNVLSLIAAYQPDKMIAGAYDSEYILAITEEVATEYRIEEFNWVRAAEYSDSLGADIINSSLGYWDFDDLAMNYSLEDLDGKTATITKGASIAAQKGILVVNSVGNYGGRGASSLVAPADAEGILAIGSVTQEGAVSGFSSRGPTGDGRIKPDLTAFGQAPVLVYANGAIGAGQGTSFSAPQITALAAGLWEARPEWTKDQLILNLIRSATKSEDPDNDLGYGIPNFLDAYYGEILAIEEIEKPEYRIFPNPLINSELSIQFGNGYQAYFELIDGSGRTFQSQVLIRSSIKENYQVDLGSIKPGLYLIRLREGGDFYQTKLLKK, translated from the coding sequence ATGGTAAGAATTAAAATCTTGTTTTTAATCGGTTTTTTAGGATTTGCTGCGGTTGCTTTTGGGCAAGATCGATATGCTGTTTATTTTAAATACAAGCCGCAAGAAAGTTTCACCCTGACTAATGCTGGAGAATTTTTGACCCCAAAAGCAATAGCTAGAAGAACGCGGGAGGGAATAAACGCTGATAGTTTGGATTTACCCGTTTCTGCTAAATACATAGATCAAGTTCAGGATAAAGCTGATTATCTTTTGTATTCCAGCAAATGGATGAATGCGTTGGTCTTAGTAACAGACGAAAGTCGGAAAATTGAAATTGAGAAATTACCATTTGTAGATCGAGTGGAACTAGTTGCAAAGGGTTTTTTGGTCAATCCCAACGCAAGAATAACTTACAAACTTCGAGTCAGTACGACCCTTGAAACTTGTAAAGAACCCAAATTCAATGAACGATTAATGGCTGCTGAATCCAATTCGTATGATTTTCAAAATCAATTAATTGGAATCGATAAAATGCATGAAGAAGGGTTTACAGGAAAAGGAATTACGATTGCCGTTTTTGATGCCGGTTTTCCTGGGGTAAAGAATGCAGCTGCTTTTTCACACTTATTCGATGGAAATAAGATTATTGGGCAAAAAGACTTGGTAAGACCTTGGAATCAGGAAGTGTTCATGGATAATCAACATGGAACAAATGTCTTATCCTTAATAGCAGCATACCAACCTGATAAAATGATTGCTGGAGCTTATGATTCGGAATACATTTTAGCAATCACAGAAGAGGTTGCTACCGAATATCGAATTGAAGAATTTAATTGGGTAAGAGCCGCGGAGTATTCAGATAGTTTAGGGGCAGATATTATCAATAGTTCGCTAGGATACTGGGATTTTGATGATCTAGCGATGAATTATTCATTAGAAGATCTGGATGGGAAAACTGCTACCATTACCAAAGGCGCCTCTATTGCTGCTCAAAAAGGGATTTTAGTAGTAAACAGTGTTGGAAATTATGGGGGACGAGGGGCTTCAAGTTTAGTAGCGCCTGCAGATGCCGAAGGGATTTTAGCTATTGGCTCAGTCACTCAAGAAGGAGCGGTATCGGGATTCAGCTCTAGAGGTCCTACAGGTGATGGAAGAATAAAGCCAGATTTAACTGCTTTCGGGCAAGCCCCAGTGTTGGTTTATGCGAATGGAGCTATTGGAGCTGGGCAAGGAACATCATTTTCTGCGCCTCAAATTACAGCCCTGGCAGCAGGCCTTTGGGAAGCTAGACCCGAATGGACCAAAGACCAATTGATTTTAAACCTAATTAGAAGTGCTACCAAAAGCGAAGATCCTGATAATGACCTTGGATATGGTATTCCCAATTTTTTGGATGCCTATTATGGTGAAATTTTGGCTATCGAGGAGATTGAAAAGCCAGAATACCGGATCTTTCCAAATCCATTAATTAATTCTGAGCTATCAATTCAATTTGGTAATGGATATCAAGCCTATTTCGAATTGATCGATGGCTCTGGAAGGACTTTTCAATCACAGGTTTTGATAAGGAGTTCAATAAAAGAAAATTACCAAGTAGACTTAGGCTCAATCAAGCCTGGCTTGTATTTAATTAGGCTTCGAGAAGGAGGGGATTTTTATCAAACTAAACTGTTGAAAAAATAA
- the rpe gene encoding ribulose-phosphate 3-epimerase, which translates to MSVQIAPSILAADFANIQQEVTMLNESQADWIHVDIMDGVFVPNISFGLPVTQAIHNHAKKPLDVHLMIVNPDQYLSAFREAGAEVLTVHYEACTHLNRTIQFIKSLGAKAGVAINPHTPVDLLSDCIQDLDLVCVMSVNPGFGGQKFISNTFQKIARLKELILAKNSKAWIEVDGGVSSTNASELIKVGADILVAGSFVFSSSDPKATIKRLKDSFPSAQI; encoded by the coding sequence ATGTCTGTTCAAATTGCTCCTTCAATCCTTGCCGCAGATTTTGCCAATATTCAGCAGGAAGTTACCATGCTCAATGAATCTCAGGCAGATTGGATTCATGTAGATATCATGGATGGGGTATTTGTACCTAATATTTCATTCGGTTTACCGGTGACTCAAGCGATTCACAACCATGCTAAAAAGCCTCTGGATGTACATTTAATGATTGTTAATCCTGATCAATATTTGTCTGCATTTCGAGAGGCTGGTGCTGAAGTATTGACGGTTCATTATGAGGCTTGTACGCATTTGAATCGTACCATTCAATTTATAAAATCATTAGGTGCGAAAGCGGGTGTTGCCATTAATCCCCATACACCAGTGGATTTACTTTCTGATTGCATCCAAGATTTGGACTTGGTTTGTGTGATGTCAGTCAATCCTGGGTTCGGTGGTCAGAAATTTATTTCAAATACCTTCCAAAAAATTGCAAGATTAAAGGAGCTTATTCTGGCTAAAAATTCAAAAGCATGGATTGAAGTGGATGGAGGAGTGAGTAGTACCAATGCCTCGGAATTAATTAAAGTTGGGGCTGATATCCTTGTTGCAGGAAGTTTTGTTTTTTCCTCTTCGGATCCCAAAGCCACTATAAAACGATTGAAAGACTCTTTTCCAAGTGCTCAAATTTGA